One genomic segment of Panicum virgatum strain AP13 chromosome 2N, P.virgatum_v5, whole genome shotgun sequence includes these proteins:
- the LOC120661724 gene encoding uncharacterized protein LOC120661724 has product MPQPVRPLAASAVGGGGGFSAVVPLSLREWRGRTCREVVSFSSSGKGGEEQAAPGETPKEARRRLAELDKLLEGLVEPKMRPPTPPPPPDPYLDRDMIMGRGSTDELPEVSPTYVAFSTLALVILTVFTNVMFNLYIKPSVDGVDQPVRIQRVPLVNPADQQFE; this is encoded by the exons ATGCCGCAGCCagtccgcccgctcgccgcgagcgccgtcggaggaggcggcgggttcTCGGCGGTTGTCCCCCTGTCCCTGCGTGAGTGGAGGGGGAGGACGTGTCGCGAGGTAGTCAGCTTCTCGTCGTCGGGGAAGGGGGGCGAGGAGCAGGCGGCGCCGGGCGAGACGCCgaaggaggcgcggcggcggctggcggagcTTGACAAGCTGCTGGAGGGGCTGGTCGAGCCCAAGATgcggccgccgacgccacctcctcctccag ACCCGTACTTGGACCGAGACATGATAATGGGGCGGGGATCCACTGATGAACTACCGGAGGTATCTCCAACATACGTAGCATTCTCGACGCTGGCACTTGTTATCCTCACGGTATTCACCAACGTCATGTTCAATCTGTACATCAAACCTTCCGTTGACGGCGTTGATCAACCCGTAAGAATTCAGAGAGTGCCTCTAGTAAATCCAGCAGATCAGCAATTCGAGTAG
- the LOC120662879 gene encoding uncharacterized protein LOC120662879: MAHLDRPIESGSHRQASGERTHRRNTAVASSTTTTQRVEVRDGGVGIGDNGAGGRPWTATSSWAPGPGGGAVEDVISFETSDEDAEATPAGVVLSRPLPDGDGDAPPCEITVSFRGKYEIHWVYVRSTARIYELYHSTDAKGTSKDYLCTVRCGLAVKEPQPCGEESMSQRSGGAPTSDKREQETKSVSSSDEESWVDVKIPESPMGNNTPEAQERSAIRIRQENTLAHYEATAEMTDVSPCVSLTVRLLSLQSKTSVHIEEICIFADPVESTNDNSVTGPGNMGGSSLMAMLVPGLMQMSNSRNLKIDERYFFDGSRTQLTQDRAVKESNPSEKIMQETGLSSTDNHKPSGIESVINSAHSGTVSNEKSNQGEFQLKDTDSLPLPLPVQTTKSTQAPSVKYQQGSGVGHLANPLVNEFTFYNHNIERKLDTLLSKVEKMELYCSRFEDSMIKPLGSIEARLQRLEEQFSSFSVEMQSLRGSSAVRSASDGISNMTNSQEEACAPAPVTDRKLGLAFRVPDFSSDDAHSYNATRENQINICGSNVMPRLLVKVPDFIAQPELTGGDVHDGPSSPVYCAPSSEKERKISPGLVVKVPEFIDDDYDYDEEVEEEKEAEVGDHDDGNTQYGDTLSKGTVDSTKSKKPVSINGALASALEALLTSSKGPSSSKPVVCTDSNLSAENTNDSLSCSLSPENMGEKSTIDDSADQFLGTCDANLVGTFRSSQEIDATPHTSLSKEMLDIKVEINEQNTDFNAEKVSFVASTESLVVPSQPDTVEQSIDSGSQVDGQNNYPTLDTMPYAISTEPMGPSKPPAVFEAVDDGVHVNENRPAISLAEFLAARNASSGKNVTSEVCSSNDGPKKLSSERTLAGTDKSSKNISQLLVRNALEVNADEGKHYSSVSIGANFDGSSSVDPGNAASRHNIITKEAVLDKACVLKNAESGFRLSVGIDSIFSQYPATDSRKEWIENSSSDLSPDDTFSKPNVMHSWLSLSSMEPFSVAPASVSANATSRNYVEDLEDIGDCPTATRISGEELQKACDLLYEFKDDMLGLTSMSKGTSKSSLSLEVLLAESSESEAQISDLEVIDNGAGGSAQLCSTFSSSDDDDEPLVDVADLTTPSEPCACAFNEPLVDVSDLTNPSETDSSSVNEPSANVDLSNPSVTSASDVNDEPLTSVDDLSKPLETLPGGTSGEHPGSLI; encoded by the exons ATGGCCCAT CTAGATCGCCCGATCGAATCCGGAAGCCACAggcaggcgagcggcgagcgCACGCACCGGCGCAACACCGCCGTTgccagctccaccaccaccacccaacGCGTGGAAGTGCGAGATGGCGGCGTCGGGATCGGGGACAacggggccggcggccggccctggaCAGCGACCAGCTCGTGGGCTCcgggccccggcggcggggccgtggaGGACGTCATCTCGTTCGAGACCTCCGACGAGGACGCCGAGGCCACCCCCGCGGGCGTTGTACTCTCACGTCCGCTGCCTGATGGGGACGGAGACGCTCCTCCCTGCGAGATCACTG TTAGTTTCAGGGGAAAGTATGAGATTCACTGGGTATATGTGCGAAGCACAGCTCGGATTTATGAACTGTACCATTCTACTGACGCAAAGGGTACCAGCAAGGACTATCTATGCACTGTTCGTTGTGGACTTGCTGTTAAAGAACCACAGCCCTGCGGTGAAGAAAGTATGTCTCAGCGGAGTGGCGGTGCTCCAACTAGTGACAAGCGTGAACAGGAGACCAAAAGTGTAAGTAGTAGTGATGAAGAGAGTTGGGTTGATGTCAAAATTCCAGAATCTCCTATGGGAAATAACACGCCAGAAGCTCAAGAAAGGAGCGCAATCAGAATCCGCCAAGAAAATACTCTG GCACACTATGAAGCAACTGCTGAGATGACTGATGTGAGCCCATGTGTGTCTCTTACTGTCCGTCTTCTGTCACTTCAGTCAAAGACATCAGTGCACATTGAGGAGATCTGCATATTTGCTGACCCTGTTGAATCTACCAATGATAATTCAGTAACAGGTCCTGGAAACATGGGTGGTAGTTCTTTGATGGCTATGCTTGTTCCTGGACTTATGCAAATGTCTAATTCAAGAAATTTGAAAATTGATGAGAGATACTTTTTTGATGGATCAAGGACTCAACTTACCCAAGATCGTGCCGTGAAAGAGAGCAACCCATCTGAAAAGATTATGCAGGAAACGGGGCTAAGTAGCACAGATAATCATAAGCCATCAGGGATAGAAAGTGTAATAAATTCTGCACACAGTGGAACAGTATCTAATGAAAAAAGCAACCAAGGTGAGTTCCAGTTGAAGGACACCGATTCTCTACCGTTGCCTTTGCCTGTACAAACAACAAAAAGCACACAAGCGCCATCAGTGAAGTACCAGCAAGGATCAGGCGTGGGTCATCTTGCTAATCCCCTTGTGAATGAATTTACTTTTTATAATCATAATATTGAGAGAAAGCTGGATACTCTGCTATCTAAGGTTGAGAAGATGGAACTATACTGCTCTAGGTTTGAAGACAGCATGATAAAGCCCCTCGGTAGCATTGAGGCACGGCTTCAGCGACTGGAGGAACAGTTTAGTTCATTCTCTGTGGAGATGCAGTCTTTGCGAGGTTCTTCTGCAGTTAGATCAGCATCAGATGGTATATCTAATATGACTAACTCACAGGAGGAAGCATGTGCTCCTGCTCCTGTAACTGATAGGAAGCTTGGTTTAGCTTTCAGGGTGCCAGATTTTTCTTCTGATGATGCCCATTCTTACAACGCCACCAGGGAAAACCAGATTAATATTTGTGGGTCTAATGTGATGCCAAGGCTACTTGTGAAGGTCCCTGATTTTATTGCTCAACCTGAGTTAACTGGTGGAGACGTTCATGATGGGCCTTCCTCACCTGTCTATTGTGCTCCATCTTCTGAAAAGGAGCGAAAGATTTCCCCAGGTTTAGTTGTCAAGGTTCCTGAATTCATAGATGACGATTATGACTATGACGAAGAAGTGGAGGAAGAGAAAGAAGCAGAAGTTGGGGATCATGATGATGGTAACACACAATATGGTGATACTCTGAGCAAAGGCACTGTTGACAGCACCAAGAGCAAAAAACCTGTATCTATCAATGGTGCATTGGCTTCCGCATTAGAGGCATTACTCACTTCCAGCAAAGGACCATCATCTTCGAAACCTGTTGTTTGCACTGACAGTAATTTAAGTGCTGAAAATACTAATGATTCCTTGAGTTGTTCCCTTTCTCCTGAAAACATGGGCGAGAAGTCCACTATAGATGATTCAGCTGACCAATTTCTGGGTACGTGTGATGCAAATTTGGTTGGTACCTTCAGATCTTCTCAGGAAATTGATGCAACTCCACATACATCTCTCTCAAAGGAAATGTTGGATATCAAGGTTGAGATAAATGAACAAAACACTGATTTTAATGCAGAAAAGGTGTCATTTGTTGCAAGCACAGAATCATTGGTTGTCCCTTCACAGCCTGATACAGTTGAGCAATCTATTGATAGTGGAAGTCAGGTAGATGGACAAAACAATTATCCTACTTTGGACACGATGCCATATGCCATAAGCACTGAACCTATGGGACCTTCTAAGCCTCCTGCAGTTTTTGAAGCTGTTGATGATGGAGTTCATGTTAATGAAAATAGACCTGCCATATCCTTAGCAGAGTTTCTTGCTGCAAGAAATGCTAGCTCTGGCAAGAATGTTACTTCTGAGGTATGCAGCAGTAATGACGGGCCTAAAAAACTGTCCTCTGAGAGAACATTGGCTGGAACTGATAAAAGCTCAAAAAATATCAGTCAACTTCTAGTGAGGAATGCACTTGAGGTTAATGCTGATGAGGGGAAGCATTATTCTAGTGTATCCATTGGGGCAAATTTTGATGGGTCAAGCAGTGTAGATCCGGGAAATGCTGCTAGTAGGCACAATATCATTACAAAAGAAGCTGTCTTAGATAAGGCCTGCGTCCTAAAGAATGCAGAGAGTGGCTTTAGGCTCTCTGTTGGGATTGACTCCATATTTTCTCAGTATCCTGCTACAGATTCCAGGAAAGAATGGATTGAGAACAGCAGCTCAGACTTGAGCCCAGATGATACCTTCTCAAAACCAAATGTGATGCATTCCTGGTTAAGTTTGAGTAGTATGGAGCCGTTTAGTGTGGCACCTGCCTCTGTTTCAGCGAATGCCACATCGAGAAATTACGTGGAAGAtcttgaagacattggagattGTCCTACGGCAACACGGATTTCTGGGGAAGAGCTGCAAAAGGCTTGTGATTTGCTTTATGAGTTCAAGGATGACATGTTGGGCCTGACCTCCATGTCGAAGGGTACCAGTAAGAGTAGTTTGTCCCTTGAAGTCTTGCTTGCCGAATCATCTGAATCTGAAGCACAAATTTCTGATCTGGAGGTCATTGACAATGGCGCTGGGGGCTCAGCTCAATTGTGCAGTACATTCTCATCTTCAGATGATGATGACGAGCCTTTAGTTGATGTTGCTGACCTTACCACACCATCCGAACCATGTGCTTGTGCCTTCAACGAGCCTTTGGTTGATGTCTCTGATCTGACAAACCCTTCTGAGACAGATTCTTCTTCTGTGAACGAGCCTTCGGCAAATGTTGATCTGTCAAACCCTTCAGTGACATCTGCTTCTGACGTGAACGACGAGCCTTTGACCAGTGTGGATGATCTGTCAAAACCTCTGGAGACGTTACCTGGTGGGACCAGTGGAGAACATCCTGGCAGTCTTATATAG
- the LOC120661725 gene encoding remorin 4.1-like: MLSAQTAASSSTTSSGVVVDRERSVVVEQERRRQPVGEDEEEEPEFRDIHALSPPPSQPPSYRRGRGESWGSAAGGSRHTSIRSVGSDTAPSEPFPTMSREFSAMVAAAATATATATANAANGAGSDAERDVDAMGRIGEGEELEETNPLAIVPDSNPIPSPRRGPPTPGADAALAGTGAHGQGQAGVSVGQVKKEEVESKIAAWQIAEVAKVNNRFKREEVVINGWEGDQVEKASAWLKKYERKLEEKRAKAMEKAQNEVAKARRKAEEKRASAEARRGTKVARVLELANFMRAVGRAPSTKRSFF, translated from the exons ATGTTGAGCGCGCAGACGGCGGctagcagcagcaccaccagcagcggcgtcgtcgtcgaccgGGAGAGGAGCGTCGTCGTCGAGCaggagaggcggcggcagccggtgggggaggacgaggaggaggagccggagtTCAGGGACATCCACGCGCTGAGCCCGCCGCCGAGCCAGCCGCCGTCGTACCGCAGGGGGCGCGGGGAGTCGTGGGGGTCCGCCGCGGGCGGGAGCAGGCACACGTCGATCCGCTCCGTCGGGAGCGACACCGCCCCCAGCGAGCCCTTCCCGACTATGAGCAGGGAGTTCTCGGCCATGGTCGccgcagcagccaccgccaccgccaccgccaccgccaacgCCGCCAACGGGGCCGGGAGCGACGCCGAGAGGGACGTCGACGCGATGGGGAGGATCGGGGAGGGCgaggagctggaggagaccAACCCGCTGGCCATCGTGCCGGACAGCAACCCCATCCCGTCGCCGCGCCGGGGCCCGCCGACCCCCGGCGCGGACGCGGCGctggccggcaccggcgcccaCGGCCAGGGCCAGGCCGGGGTGTCGGTCGGGCAggtgaagaaggaggaggtCGAGTCCAAGATCGCCGCGTGGCAGATCGCCGAGGTGGCCAAGGTCAACAACCGCTTCAAGCGCGAGGAGGTCGTCATCAACGGATGGGAGGGCGACCAGGTCGAGAAGGCCAGCGCCTGGCTCAAGAAGTACGAG AGGAAGCTGGAGGAGAAGCGTGCCAAGGCGATGGAGAAGGCGCAGAACGAGGTGGCCAAGGCGCGGCGGAAGGCGGAGGAGAAGCGCGCGTCGGCGGAGGCCAGGCGGGGCACCAAGGTGGCGCGCGTGCTGGAGCTCGCCAACTTCATGAGGGCCGTCGGGAGGGCGCCCTCCACCAAGCGCTCCTTCTTCTGA